One Panicum virgatum strain AP13 chromosome 9K, P.virgatum_v5, whole genome shotgun sequence genomic region harbors:
- the LOC120648937 gene encoding uncharacterized protein LOC120648937 has translation MVNYNFDLLELADGESGEAAVSRRRRQEEVRGRLKAFRFKLEHPITFTAATKLIEAADPAEPAAHDKPKYSYFTKLQHDNGVRKCQQELKRLREVLIKLREEETKLKEKQGNEGRIKELFEEQRRLRQEQRKLRIEEPKLALQRKAFYQEHSIPLEEDERKRPNNSDFTDADSGSNYDGVSGNVCNHNDAGSCGSNDQVCDGGAYGHDERQVERSHDNYSNGERQGNRQGQPRMRVYVRKVKASSDAGTEAEEKPEENMVSASVREEKEANTDNAVTAPASESDKSASGATQDGRSNEQGASTRENFFP, from the exons ATGGTCAATTACAATTTTGATCTGCTGGAGCTcgcggacggggagtccggggAGGCCGCGGTCTCCCGTCGTCGCCGCCAAGAAGAAGTCCGAGGCCGCCTGAAA gcttttaggttcaa GCTAGaacacccgatcactttcaccgccgccaccaagCTCATCGAGGCCGCCGACCCCGCCGAGCCGGCCGCCCACGACAAGCCCAAGTACTCCTACTTCACCAAACTGCAGCACGACAACG GTGTAAGAAAGTGTCAGCAAGAGCTCAAAAGGTTGAGAGAGGTTCTAATCAAACTGAGGGAGGAGGAAACAAAATTAAAGGAGAAGCAAGGGAACGAAGGCCGTATCAAGGAGCTGTTCGAGGAGCAAAGGAGACTGAGGCAGGAACAGAGGAAACTGAGGATCGAGGAACCCAAATTGGCGCTTCAAAGGAAAGCTTTCTATCAGGAGCATAGCATTCCTTTGGAGGAGGATGAGAGGAAGAGACCCAACAATTCTGATTTTACCGATGCAGATTCTGGCAGCAATTATGACGGGGTTAGCGGTAATGTCTGCAACCATAATGACGCTGGCAGCTGTGGGAGCAACGACCAGGTCTGTGATGGTGGTGCATATGGACATGACGAGAGGCAGGTTGAGAGAAGTCACGACAACTACAGCAATGGTGAGAGGCAGGGGAACCGTCAGGGCCAGCCTAGGATGAGGGTGTACGTGCGCAAGGTGAAGGCGTCCTCTGATGCTGGAACAGAGGCTGAGGAAAAGCCTGAAGAAAATATGGTGAGTGCTAGTGTGAGAGAAGAGAAGGAGGCCAATACGGATAATGCAGTCACTGCGCCTGCTTCTGAATCGGACAAGTCTGCTAG TGGTGCTACCCAAGATGGTCGTAGCAACGAACAAGGTGCTAGCACAAGAGAGAATTTTTTTCCGTAA